The Helianthus annuus cultivar XRQ/B chromosome 15, HanXRQr2.0-SUNRISE, whole genome shotgun sequence genomic sequence GTTTGAAAGTCCATCACTTCATTCGTAGTGAATCTGGTCGTTTGAgtttgatccgggtcatagcatTTCGTACAGTTTGACAACTTAAATCTCAGTTTTCATCAAGTTCAGTTCTCACAGTCTGCCAATTTCAATCTTCAGTCCGCACGGAATAGTCATCAGTTCGAGTGATTCAGTTCGCATagagtatcagtttgattcagttgctttgataagtgttttaaactgattgtgttttgtttgtttgttccaGGTGTTTCACGAGGTGAATCATTTCATTCGAAAGGGGATCTAGTTTGAATTTGATATTTCATTTTAAGTGACTGTCTCGATAAACGTGTTTCCGAATCATGGACTTAAAATTCTTTAATATGACTAGTGAAACAATTAATagaataaatgtattaaagaaagaatttgatttgttttcagGTTATCCAGGAGAAAGTACAAAGAGTATTATTGAGAGGTATAGTCATCTTGTTCGCTTAATGTCTGAGAAGGGTATTCAGAAAAAACCAAATGAATGGGTTAAGAGATTAGCCAATTCCATACCTCaacaagaatggggtacatatctgttgGAGTTAAAAAGAAATGGAGAATACTCTAGATTGTCAATTTGTCAATTCATTAAGAAGCTTGAAGAACAAATGGAGAACAATGATGTGAATAAGAAGAATCAAGAAGAAAAATCCGTTTCATCCGATGAAAGTTCAGAAGTATCAATTGTTGTTGATCAAACATCaactgattctggttcttcagatgaaAGTTCCGAAAGAACATTCGTTTTTGATCAAACATCATCTAACtctggttcttcggatgataGTTCTGACAAATCAGTAGAGTTTGACCAATCACCAACTGATAATAGTAGTGTTAATGAGAAGATTATTGAagcagaaaaggtgactgaagctaagaaagttgttgaagttgaaaaaatcatAGAGATCGAAAAAATTGtcgaagtcacaaaaccttgtcttacgTGTTTAgattcttgtaaacaatgtatagaaaaagatgagaggtttagtgagttagaaaagttgaaagaaaaattgttgtttgatgtaaagaacttgaaaaagtcgtatgatgtattgaacaggcatgtgaatagtctggagaagactaactctgaaagagagaaagctttgaagatgatgaatgctaccatgatgacaaagcagaaagagatcaacatgtacatagaagaatgtgcaaagtggaagaaagagttggatagtgaagcagctgaaaatgaaagaatcagaagattgctgcaaagttacaaaggttgtgcctacataattgacagaatttatccaacagttgaaggttttgaggcatttaaagatgaacagccaaagaagaagaaggatactggtaagaaacagggtgtctgttataataagtgtccgcctccgatttgggaagggtactcgcctagaaaacctaatgaagaagaactaaaacaggcagTCAATATTAAGCTAgagtccgagataaccgatgtcttaccggacaatattgacgtcacattcacagcgtccgacacagatcatgagtccgaactgataaaacgagtggtcgatcaggtgttggataaggatgaggagtcagagtcaaagtccgagtccgaaagttcgtgtcagtcagttaggagttcgagttcgtgtgataagagttcaaaatcgtcgggaaaacgggtttacagtaaagagtttttattgtcaaaatctaatttgaatgacgaaacgtttgaagttgcatatactttgaatggttctgacaaattatattttgataaagagtttccaataagaggtgttaaaccagaaatgattaagaaggttttcaaacttacagaaattaatatttcagaaataaaagatttaaatcttaatggtaaacctaaattttacacctcaagagttcaacaacgactaaacaagaaaaaaggttacaattctggttctggttttcaaaagaaatcaaaccaaaatcgtagctacaaaaagaaaggacttggttttactccaccagaaaactataaaaatggaaaattttctaaaacaaatacaaaatttgtttcaggtacaagctcggaagaggaagcaaaaagctcattctggaaacaaacaaatcaagaatttctagccgagaagagaaagaatggagcttacgtgaagaaagaaaccagaacctgtttccgatgcaatgaagccggtcacattgcatggaattgtccgaaagcgacgaacacaaaacagggagtttctggaaaattgaaagaagttattgttgataaaaccgaaccaccaactgaacaatttaaagttttcaaaaattcaacatttgaagttggtgagtgttcgaagagattttacaggcgtagtgtgaaacttgacaaccaaaaatgggttgttaagaaatctgaggtaaaatctggcgatgaatctgattccacaaaatcagaggagccacagtttgatgagagtgatgaaaactcagttccttcaatggatgatgagaactttccaccattgaggactgagaattttaaaaagaaagctggaaagtctgaaatctcaaatcagagTTTTTCTGAAAACGATAactttgatgttgagaaagcatttaatggtaaagtgaagagaatttttggaaaaatgattgatggaaaggtgaaaggggtaaaagacttttacgctacaaagaaagcaacttacaccccaacaaaatctgaattgaaatcacccaaggctggtcaggcttgggtggacattttctttgcttgaaaatcctgacttgccggagatcccaagtttgtaatcgtggatcaggaatcggcataattcgtgtattatgagtttgtatgaaaaaattcttaaaattgtaataactttacaggttgaatgactacgccggagcttccaggttggtaagtgcgaagcaggaatcggcattctgattggtaaaatgatttGTGTAGAAGTgacatacctacaagtggtattgtttggttatttttacaagtggtacaggttgcttgattgcaaacagtgaatcaaggacattaagttgtacttgatttactatatttgataaaactgacaagatgatgaaccatatccccgtacttaaacaagtggtaaatttacaagtggtaaaacaaactcattttccagaaaaatcattttgattaaaacaaacttaagtgttttgaaatctaaatgagaaaatggtttgtgaaagggggaattcagattgtttatgcctagtgaatggcgaattgatgcgatttgatattggttgtcatatttctgtatagtttgttttcaatttttctttaatgtgtttgcattttagggggagtagaaatttcagaaaatccaaaaacattagaaaatttgaaaaagccaaaaaatgataaaattctaaaatgagtttcgttgtgaaaagaggaaatgatagtacatcaacggactatcacaacatgctaaagaattggaaagtttaaaagtgataaacaatcttactgcggatgtgtcagtagatttttacacatttagtagattgtgacgagatataaacctaaatttcaaacttgcttattctgtgggttaacaaaactgcttggatatataggtaacccctgaaatcttgtttgaaaggtcccttattctgagatactaggtctttatgctcagtgatatctggggtattatcccggaacttctgctgtatggaaatactgacctagtccccggataatactttctgcaaatgcttgaaaaagcgccgccctcagcaaatcgatgaaacaataaaattgatagtcattgctgttgtaaaaaagatcctctaaaggggacccaccaaaagtcgagccgtcatctctctgctgaacggaagttctgacctgagctcttacggccctcgcaattaaccccttacagatatcatctgtggtatactcacctgtaagactgaatattgggatatggatacgggagtatattcaagtagtgggacacacggataagtttaagttcttaaaacattaatatagtatctcggaacagttgaaatttgtgtgaaaatttaagtggacagatatactgacaatctaagtgaattgtttagaacttaaaatgaaatgaagcttaatggtgttggtgacttgtctcataaactgatatgatcctcttacacgaactcacaaaaatattgtttgtaaatatttctttactgcatttcatatttctttcagaaaaaccaaaaagattttcagtgtgttttagcataaagtttcagaaaattcaaaaagattttcgataactgatattgaaaagcagattttcaaaattccaagtgctaaacatgatgagtaatatttgagggggagtgtatgtttggaattaaatgttttcataatctaaccttatagtggttcatcagattggaatatctgtgtttgttttgaaggagagtctgaATTAGTGCGAGTGTTTATGTTTGAGATATatatgtgagagaaatttactttgaggtagagtttttgcaggataagatgaaaAGGTGTTAGATGGAAAGACATACAACGATCCTaatgctgatgatgctgatgatctgaagaaatgccagcatatcgcaagggggagtctgaagacctgcaagAAAAGACTAAGAGTGAAGTCCAGAGAcggatcaagactgaagatattgaagactcgacacttaagactcgtcaacatctgagggggagtctgttggtgcagtcatctgtcgtcttcgtcttaatatcgagtctcgggttcgttgcgaGTTTGGATCAAAcattatgtcatcatctttgatgatgacatcacaatGATGACACCATCCATTACATCATCTCATATAAGACAAATTTATGATGGTCCAATGAGAAACTCCCATTTGATGGTCCAATGAGAAAAGTCAAAAATGATGGTCCTATAAGAGATTTCCATGTGAGAAGACTTGACTGTTTGAATATTGTAACATTCATGTTGGCCGTTTGATTAAGAGGTGACCGTTTGAAAGGACCAATCACATGTAAGGTCCAATCGTTTGAAAGTAGATGTCCGTTTGAGAGTCGCCGTTTGAAGACTTCGTTTGAAATTTGTGTCCGTTTGAAGATGTTCAAACGATAGTGTCGTATAGTATAAATAGGTGTCAAAcgagttcatttgtaacgataGGGTCaattgataccgaagtgctgctggtatttcctctcactgtaaacactgttatttgaatgtacaagaggattaaagtgtatttcaagctgttttcaagttcgtttcttagtttccgcctctgaaacggactagagctcttccgaacgactcattcaggtcgaaaccgatcctacagtaTTGATACCCATATGCTGGGTATCCAGTTGGATACGAAGCTTGAAAGGGCCCTTCAAGATGAAGAGCATTGTAGTTTGCCGCCTCGAGATACGGGTTAACACTAGGGGCGTTGTAGTAGTTATAGCCAGAGTAGgctggctgctcaaaagggttatacgctGCTGCACCGGCGTAAAAAGatattgggttatcaaaacccatgtgtggtggtggtggtgcgactGGCGGAGAGTCAACCTCGGAAACTgggtttgaaggcccacccatttgtgggtcttcataCAACGGCGGGTAGTGGCTGATGCTACTGTGTTggggggtgctgaagtggaatccCCCCGGCACGGACATTCGTGCACCTGATCTTCTTCGCCTCGGTGGTTCAGGAGGCGGTTGCTGCTCTGGCGGCAGCGGTGGCGGTGGTGTGACCGCCTCAAAATGTGGGTCCTCTGAGGGGACCTGTTGGTGTGGTGATGAGTGGTGGGAAGGTGTGTATTTCCAGTTATAATTACACCACCACTGGGAAAATGAGTCGGGACCTCTATAAGGCGAACCATGGAAAGATGATCCGTCTGAAATCTCTATGGGATGCGTGGGCGTCCTAGTTGGTGGCTCGGCAGGCTCTGGATATGGATCCTCATCCATATCCATATCCATATCCTAGGCTCCAGGAAAGTGGTCTTCTGGTCCCAATGGGTTATGGCCCATTGGTTCTTCACTCACGTTCTCCGGGTTGAACCGGCTGTGAAAGTATGGGGTCGGGTCCTGAAAAGCCCGGTGTGAACTCGACCGCTGCAATGGAAGGAAGGAGTGGTGAGAATCATTGGGCTCGTTTTCTGATTGTGGCCCAAAGGAGTGGTGATACGAGGGCGAAGAGCTAAGCGAGACAGTACGCCTCGCGGGTTCCAAATATGTTCTCTAGTCTCCTTGAGGACGATAGCTCATGGTTGCTGAAGGAGTTCGCTGGTGTGATGGCCCGGCCTCGTGGTCATGACTTGTGAAAACTGGGGCTTTTCTGCCTCTACCTCTTCCTCTGATACGTGGCGGCATTTTCTTGTTCCtgtcaaaacaaacaaaagaaacaaccaaggaaaacaataaaggacaaaataaataagattaggattagtcctaagtcctttgcctagactcggaagtcaaggaa encodes the following:
- the LOC110893268 gene encoding early nodulin-75-like, which gives rise to MDMDMDEDPYPEPAEPPTRTPTHPIEISDGSSFHGSPYRGPDSFSQWWCNYNWKYTPSHHSSPHQQVPSEDPHFEAVTPPPPLPPEQQPPPEPPRRRRSGARMSVPGGFHFSTPQHSSISHYPPLYEDPQMGGPSNPVSEVDSPPVAPPPPHMGFDNPISFYAGAAAYNPFEQPAYSGYNYYNAPSVNPYLEAANYNALHLEGPFQASYPTGYPAYGYQYFKSSHMEISYRTIIFDFSHWTIKWEFLIGPS